The following coding sequences are from one Rhipicephalus microplus isolate Deutch F79 chromosome 3, USDA_Rmic, whole genome shotgun sequence window:
- the LOC142803929 gene encoding uncharacterized protein LOC142803929 isoform X1, which yields MQAYVTAGTVIIQRMGRGSMHGSLIWKDCDLLGSFERTKLPNGWLQAYFSSRAMQLAHMQSKSWSAPLVFCAGRSISIRQDTGINNNVPAVTRGSVLHGHVQCIKNRAQKTNKYKGTASDCSPAQSLQQQKEHIVMSGAAAA from the exons atgcaagcctatgtcactgctgggactgttatcattcagcggatggggcgtggaagcatgcatggcagcctcatctggaaggactgcgatctgcttgggagcttcgagcgcacaaaactgcctaacggctggctgcaag cctatttcagcagcagagcgatgcagctagcacacatgcaatccaagtcatggagcgctcctttggtgttctgtgcaggacgcagcatatccatccggcaagacactggtatcaacaataatg ttccagcagtaacaaggggttcggtgctccacggtcatgtacagtgtatcaagaacagagcacagaagaccaacaagtataaagggactgccagtgactgttctcctgctcaaagtttacaacagcagaaagagcacattgtgatgtcaggagcagctgctgcttaa
- the LOC142803929 gene encoding uncharacterized protein LOC142803929 isoform X2 yields the protein MQAYVTAGTVIIQRMGRGSMHGSLIWKDCDLLGSFERTKLPNGWLQGRSISIRQDTGINNNVPAVTRGSVLHGHVQCIKNRAQKTNKYKGTASDCSPAQSLQQQKEHIVMSGAAAA from the exons atgcaagcctatgtcactgctgggactgttatcattcagcggatggggcgtggaagcatgcatggcagcctcatctggaaggactgcgatctgcttgggagcttcgagcgcacaaaactgcctaacggctggctgcaag gacgcagcatatccatccggcaagacactggtatcaacaataatg ttccagcagtaacaaggggttcggtgctccacggtcatgtacagtgtatcaagaacagagcacagaagaccaacaagtataaagggactgccagtgactgttctcctgctcaaagtttacaacagcagaaagagcacattgtgatgtcaggagcagctgctgcttaa